GGCCAAAAGGCATGGGCTGGCTCACGCGGGCGTCCTCCTTGACCTGGACGCTTATGTTGCCGTGGGAGATGACGACCGTCGAAACCCGAACGTTCTCGCCGATGACGACCGTGCCCGTCTTTTCGTCGACAACTATCTTTGCCTGCATATCCGTCTTTATGTCGAGATTTTCCACAATGGAGAGGAATTTAACGGGATTGCCTCTCATCTCCCCCGGTATCGTCACATTTACGGTCCCGGCGTCCCTGGCATGGGCAATACCGCTAAAGGTCTCGTTGATACGGTCGGCTATCCTTCGGGCGTTGGTAAAGTCGGGCATCTTGAGGGCGATCATTATCTCCTCGCCCTTGTATTCCTCGGAGATGACCTCGCGCTCTATGGTGGCGCCATTCACGATCCTTCCCACCGTCGGATGGTTCTTCTGCACAGAAGCGCCCTGCCCCGATGCAAGGAAGCCGCCGACAACCATCGGGCCTTGCGCGAAGGCATATACCTGCCCGTCGGCTCCCTTGAGGGGAGTCGCCACGAGGACGCCGCCTTCGATGCTCTTGGCGTCGCCGATGGAGGACACGGTCACGTCGATCTTGCTCCCTATCCGGGCAAATGGAGGCAGATTGCAGGTGACCATCACTGCGGCAACGTTATTGACCTTCGTCGTCTTCGGGTCAACTCTGATCCCCATTGTTTCCAGCATGTTGGCCAGGGACTGGTTCGTGAAGATGGTGTTGGATTTGTCCCCCGTGCCGGAAAGACCGGTGACAAGCCCGTAGCCGATGAGCTGGTTGCTCCTCGCTCCGTTGATGTAGCCCATCTCCTTGATGCGGGCCGCATCCGCCATCCCCGCCATGAAGAGAAAGAAGGCAAGGATGAAGAAGGCCATGCAGACCATTATCGTGCTGCGATGTACTCGTTCCCGGTAGGTCATGCCTTTCTCCGTCAGAATGGCCATACGGTATCCACGATGCGCGCCAGCCAGCCGGGTCTCTGCTTTTCTCCCACAACTCCCACGCCGGTGTAGATGATCTTGGCGTCGGCGACCTGGTAGGAATACACGGAATTATCGTAATCGAGGTCCCTGGGTCTCACGATGCCCTGAACGAGGATCTCTTTCTTTTCATTGTTGATGATTATCTCCCTCTTCCCTTCTATGGCAAGGTTGCCGTTGCCAAGCACCTCGACAACGCGCGCCGTGATGGTGGCGGTGAGCGAACCGGTTCGGCTCGTCTCGCCGGAACCCTCAAAATCATTCTTGGTGCTCGCGCTTATCATCTTGTCGGGGTTTATGCTCGAGGGATACATGTTTGATTCGAGTCCGAAGAAATTGGGGATCCCTGCCGTGGTGCCGGAGGTCCTTTTCGTTGAGGTGCCCGCCTTCTCCGATGCGTTGGTCACTTCCGAGATCTTGACTGTGATGATGTCACCCACACCCCGTGCCCTGTGGTCTCCAAGAAAATTGCTGTTGCTGTTGACACCGCGGAATATGGTTCCCGCGGGGGGCTGCGGCGCGGGCTTCATGCTCTTGTACGTGTTATCTATGACAAAGGGCTCGTCCTTTATCACCGATTGGCTGGTGCTCTGGCAGCCCGCGAAGAAAACTGCCGCCAGGATAACCATAAATAACAGACCCGTTGCCTTCATGTCCTCACGCTCCTAGAACTCGACTTTTACCGAACTGCTGTTCACGACCTTTGCCGTCACCTCTTTCCCGGAGGCGATGTTCTTTACCCGTATCGTGTCGCCGGTACGGCCCTTGTCGACGGTCCTGCCCTTCGCCCGCACGATGAGCTTATTGCTCTCGGCAATTATGGTGACCATGTCGCCCCGTTTGACAACAACACGGTCTTCGAGGATCTGGTCGGTGACAAGCGTACTGGCCGGCACGTCCCGTTTAAGCACCTTGCCGACGACGTCCTCCATTGACGCGGGGTAGCCGAGGCCTTTCCCATTCATGTACGTCTCGCGGACAAGGACGTCCTGCATTCCTATGGTGTCCCCTTTTTGACCCGCCCGTTTCAGCACATAGAGTTCGCGCTTCGTAAAAACCCTGAAGGGCACCTGCACTGTCCGCCTTTTGCCGGGGGACGTCTCTATCTCAACGGCGCATACACCATCGCCGCCGACATCCGGTATCCGCACAAAGCTCAGGTTCACGATCTTCACCTTTTGCCTGAACTGCGCCGGGACCGTGGTGAGCCTCACCCGAACCGCATCGCCGCCGGGATAGATCTCTTTGACGAACTTGATTACCCTCGCCTCTGCCGCAGATTCTCCCGCTGCATGCACCGTCTTGAGCATCCCGCCCGCGGCCACGAGAAAAAGGATGAGCAACGAAAGGACCAGGCACAGGCCCACGAAGAGCGCTTCAGGCCTGCAGGCGATCTTTACCTTGCCAGATGTGTTCGTAGGGATTTCCACCTTATCTCCTCAGATTGTTCGTCATCTGAAGCATCTCGTCCGCCGCCTGGATGGCCTTGGAATTTACCTCGTAAGCGCGCTGGCCGATGATCATATTTATCATTTCCTGCATAACGTTGACGTTGGACATCTCAAGGAAACCCTGGAGGACCGTGCCCATCCCGTTCTCTCCCGGCCTGCCCGTCGTTGGTGAACCGCTTGCGTCGCTTTCCATGAAGAGGTTCTTCCCGACAGCCCTGAGCCCCGTGGGGTTGATGAAGTTGGCAAGCTCGAGGCGGCCCAACTGCTGCGGAGAGCTCTGGCCCTGGATCTGGACCGTCACCGTACCGTCGCTTTCGATGGATATGTTGGTGGTTTTGGCCGGTATTGTGAGGTTTGGTTCGATGGTGTAGCCGTCGGCCGTCACTATCTTGCCGTCGGCATCGGTCTTCAGCGCACCCGCCCTCGTATATGCCTTATCTCCCGAAGGCAGGTTGACCTGTACGAAACCGTTGCCTTCTATGGCAATGTCCAGTTCGTTGTCCGTCCTCTGATAATCGCCCTGCTGGAAGACCTTCTGCACCGATGAGAGCATGGCCCCGAGACCTATCTGGATGCCCGTGGGGACCATGCCGCCCCCCTCGGTCCTTGCACCCTGAAGTCTCAGGGTCTGGTACATGAGGTCCTGAAAGTCAGCGCGGCTCTTTTTGAAGCCGTTGGTATTGACGTTGGCGATGTTGTTGGCGATGACGTCGAGATTTGTCTGCTGCACGTTCATGCCGGTTCCCGCTGTCCATAACGCCCTTATCATGATGTTCCTCCTAAAATTTCGCCAGCTCTGTCAGCTTGCTGTTGGCATCCGAAAACATCTGGTCGATCTTGGTGTAGCACTCGTATGCCCTCATGGTGTGGATAAGCTCCACCATTTCCCGGACAACGTTGACATTCGACGTCTCGAAAGATCCCTGCCTTATGGTGTACAGTTTCGGTGCCTCCCCGGCTTCTGTGCCGGAGTAGGAAAAATTGCTCTTGCCCACGGGTTTGAGACCCTTTAGATCCTTGAACTCGACGACCTTTATGGTATCCACAAGGTCCTTTCCCAGGTATATGGAGCCATCGGTCTCAATGAGGATCTCTTTGCCGTCGGTCACATTGATGGTGATGTCTCCGCCCTTTCCCATGACGGGGTCCCCGCTCATGGTCACGAGGCGGCCCGACTTGTCGAGCATGAACTGTCCGTTGCGGGTGTACTGGACGCCCTCCGGCGTAGACACGGAGAAAAACCCGGGACCCAGTATGGCCATATCGAGCTTGGCGCCGCTTTCAACGATGGAAGCGTCAGAAAAATCTATATAGGTGTCGGAAAGGTTGACATAGGCATTCTTCAAAAGGCCCTGTTGGCCGTTCTCATCCTGTGTTGTTGATATCATCGCGAAAATGGGACGCGAGGCCTTGAAACCCGCCGTCTGAGCGTTGGCCAGATTGTTGGCGATAATGTCCAGCCTCTTCTCATTTACAAACTTACCGGCGACTGTCACGAAAAAGCTCATGCCGGGAATAGTGCAATACATATGCCAGACAAACCGTTTGAGCCGTTGGAACCGGAAAGACGGCTTGGAGAGAAAAGATGGCTTGAATGGCTAGAGTGGCTTGAAGCGCTTGAGTGCCGAAAGACATTCTTTTGGCGTCATTCCGGCGAAGGCCGGAATCAGCGATTTTCGGTTTTGCTGGGAAAAAATTTCCGCTGGGGAAAATTTTTCAGGCAAGATTCGGTCTTCTGCGTGTGATGGTCAGATAACGGCTTTCTCGTTCATGAAGCGGGACAGCTTTTTCACGCCTTCCTTAAATGGCCTGGTGTGGAAGCCGCTTATCCATTTACCATTATTAAACACGTCGGAGACGACGAGGAAAGCGACAGCCTTCAGGCCCTTTGCCCTGGCGACCGCATAAAAGGATGCCGTTTCCATCTCCACCGCTGATATGCCGCGCTCGACGCAGGCGTGGATCTTGTTCTGCGTTTCCCGGTAGATGGCATCCGTCGTCCATACATCGGCAACACGAAAACCCGCCTCGACAGCGGGAGCAGTCCAATCATCCACCCAGTGTGACGAGACCATATCGTCCTCGTCTTCAAGATAGTGGTAGGAAATGCCCTCTTCGCGCAGCGCTCTCCTGGCGATATAGACATCCCCTGCCGCGCTGTCCGGGGCCATGCCTCCGCAGTAGCCCCACAGAACGAACTCCCTCACGCCGAATGCGGAGAGTTCCTCCACCAATGCGGCAATATTGGGACCGCCGAAGGAAGACCTGATAGACGCCGTCGAGGTTCCGGAAAGGTGATAGATCATCCTGAAAGGCGCCCACGCTTCCACGACGGATGCCCCCCTGTTTCCCGTCAATCGCCTCAGATCCGCATCGTTGAAGGTTATGACGCACCTTTGGGGCAGCGTGAGCTCATGCACGTGCTTTTTTGTGAAGGCCTCAACTATTGCCCGAGGGTCAAGGATCACCCTCGAGGGGTCAAAGAACCTTTTCA
The sequence above is drawn from the Syntrophorhabdaceae bacterium genome and encodes:
- a CDS encoding flagellar basal body P-ring protein FlgI, producing MAILTEKGMTYRERVHRSTIMVCMAFFILAFFLFMAGMADAARIKEMGYINGARSNQLIGYGLVTGLSGTGDKSNTIFTNQSLANMLETMGIRVDPKTTKVNNVAAVMVTCNLPPFARIGSKIDVTVSSIGDAKSIEGGVLVATPLKGADGQVYAFAQGPMVVGGFLASGQGASVQKNHPTVGRIVNGATIEREVISEEYKGEEIMIALKMPDFTNARRIADRINETFSGIAHARDAGTVNVTIPGEMRGNPVKFLSIVENLDIKTDMQAKIVVDEKTGTVVIGENVRVSTVVISHGNISVQVKEDARVSQPMPFGQGRTVVTPDTQINVREDRGKFYLLEAGISIRELVNALNATGISTRDVITILQTIKASGALHADLEVI
- a CDS encoding flagellar basal body L-ring protein FlgH, translating into MKATGLLFMVILAAVFFAGCQSTSQSVIKDEPFVIDNTYKSMKPAPQPPAGTIFRGVNSNSNFLGDHRARGVGDIITVKISEVTNASEKAGTSTKRTSGTTAGIPNFFGLESNMYPSSINPDKMISASTKNDFEGSGETSRTGSLTATITARVVEVLGNGNLAIEGKREIIINNEKKEILVQGIVRPRDLDYDNSVYSYQVADAKIIYTGVGVVGEKQRPGWLARIVDTVWPF
- the flgA gene encoding flagellar basal body P-ring formation chaperone FlgA — encoded protein: MEIPTNTSGKVKIACRPEALFVGLCLVLSLLILFLVAAGGMLKTVHAAGESAAEARVIKFVKEIYPGGDAVRVRLTTVPAQFRQKVKIVNLSFVRIPDVGGDGVCAVEIETSPGKRRTVQVPFRVFTKRELYVLKRAGQKGDTIGMQDVLVRETYMNGKGLGYPASMEDVVGKVLKRDVPASTLVTDQILEDRVVVKRGDMVTIIAESNKLIVRAKGRTVDKGRTGDTIRVKNIASGKEVTAKVVNSSSVKVEF
- the flgG gene encoding flagellar basal-body rod protein FlgG, yielding MIRALWTAGTGMNVQQTNLDVIANNIANVNTNGFKKSRADFQDLMYQTLRLQGARTEGGGMVPTGIQIGLGAMLSSVQKVFQQGDYQRTDNELDIAIEGNGFVQVNLPSGDKAYTRAGALKTDADGKIVTADGYTIEPNLTIPAKTTNISIESDGTVTVQIQGQSSPQQLGRLELANFINPTGLRAVGKNLFMESDASGSPTTGRPGENGMGTVLQGFLEMSNVNVMQEMINMIIGQRAYEVNSKAIQAADEMLQMTNNLRR
- a CDS encoding flagellar hook basal-body protein; this encodes MTVAGKFVNEKRLDIIANNLANAQTAGFKASRPIFAMISTTQDENGQQGLLKNAYVNLSDTYIDFSDASIVESGAKLDMAILGPGFFSVSTPEGVQYTRNGQFMLDKSGRLVTMSGDPVMGKGGDITINVTDGKEILIETDGSIYLGKDLVDTIKVVEFKDLKGLKPVGKSNFSYSGTEAGEAPKLYTIRQGSFETSNVNVVREMVELIHTMRAYECYTKIDQMFSDANSKLTELAKF